The Cannabis sativa cultivar Pink pepper isolate KNU-18-1 chromosome 8, ASM2916894v1, whole genome shotgun sequence genomic interval ATTCAGTCTTTGATAGGTCAAATCCAAATCAAATCCCCAATTTATCTttctctctaattttttttttccaaatctaAAACCCTATACATCGCAATTGCAATCGTATACAGCTATAATTAACTACGATTGGCAGCCTCCATAGAGACTTCAAAAAGACAGGGGAGTCATGCTTCTCTATCGGAACGATATTGCCCTTCCTGTAAGCTTTTGCTTTTCATTGTTTACCCTAAAATTGACATATGCAGATTTTTGCCAGTTCTGCGGTTCTTATGCGGATTGTAAGGTTTGTGTTTGTACTTTCCTTTTTCAGATTGCAttcttaaaaattttcttatttttaactTTACTTAGTTTGTGGTTTGTAGAAATGATGGTATGGAGGATCGTTATAGCATTTTTGATTAGATTTGATAGTCAAGATTCTGCTGATAAATTTTACAAGCACTTCAATGGAAGACAAGGTATGAATTATTCTGTTCTGTTAACCCCAAATCCACTTGAACTTGGGAAACTTAACCCCAAATCTTTGAATTTAGGAGGAGGTTTGTCGTGTGCTTTTCACGGTGGATGTGCATTACACTGGTTCCATTGAACATAAGCAATCGTCTTCGGCAGGCCCGGCTGATCAGCAGCCCGTTTGTCCAGTTTGTCTTGGTATGTTTTCCTATTTCGGGTAGTGTTTTTCAATTGCTTGTTTTGTTTATATTGAAActtataacagaaattaacttCGGAAGAAATAAACAAACAGATTATGTTTGAATTCATATCCTCATGCTATATTTGGCTTTCATTACAGAGAGACTAGAACAAGGCATGGGTGGAATTCTGACAACTATCTGCAATCATTCTTTTCATTGTTCTTGCATTTCGAACTGGACCGATTCTTCTTGTCCGGTAAATGTTTGTTTCACATTTGAGAGTAAAAAAGTAATTGATCACTATTTCCGCTAAATTGTATAATTGTTgagcaaatatatatttagctaTGCAGATATTGTCAGCAACAGCCTGAAAAATCAATTTGCAACGTTTGTCAAACGTCTGAGAATCTCTGGATGTGTGTGATATGTGGATCTGTTGGCTGTGGAAGGTAATAGATGAATAATATACCAACCATATTGTTATATTACTGAACTCAAATAGAAAcacaaggaaaaaaaattatacagaaAATGATACCCTGCGTACTGGAGAGACCCAGGACTCTCCTATGAACCAAATCTCAATTTCAATTCCCTCTCATATCTATACCACTGTGTCATCTAAGTCTTTGCCCGTTACTAAAATTTTTTATCCACATACCCCTCACTTTCattctttttatttgtttgatgtgctgactctctctctctctccttttatttatttgcttgcgtgtgtatatatatatgtgtgtgtgtaaatttgtttgtgtttgtttCCATTGTGTCATGTAGGTATACAGAGGGACATGCAATAACACATTGGAAAGAAACGCAACACTGTTATTCTATTGAATTAGAATCTAAGCGTGTGTGGGATTACGCGGGAGACAATTATGTTCACCGTCTTATCCAATCTAAAACTGATAGAAAATTAGTTGAACTGAATGCTCATTGTGTTGATGTTAATAATAGGTGTGGAAGCTATGAACTGGACCAATCAGTAGATTGTGGATTTAGTGAGGCCCTTTTGAACAGTAGAGTTGAAGCTGTAATGtagttatcttttatttttattgaatactTTACTTTGCTTCATTTGctaagatttatttatttatttatttatttttaatatgctCATTTACCTCTAACTTTTGTCTGCAGATTGTTAATGAGTACAATGATCTGCGCTCGGAGCTTCACCGTGGTTCAATGCTTGTATAGCGAGGAATAGCATCGAGATTCGTTCTTTAGCTTCAGATTTACACAGTCTATGAGGGTTTTCTTCCTCCGCGGGAGCTTTGATTGGGTACTCCTACTACTACTTTTCTCTGtaaaactttttttctttttctaaaataaaaaatagaatattgtTTTAGTTGCCTAATTTTTCCACCTACAGCTAcatgatctttttttttaagagtGGTTAAGAAAAAAGAGTGATATTTGCTTCTCTGTTCAGCTATGGCTCGTTCT includes:
- the LOC133030198 gene encoding BRAP2 RING ZnF UBP domain-containing protein 2-like isoform X4 — translated: MEDKEEVCRVLFTVDVHYTGSIEHKQSSSAGPADQQPVCPVCLERLEQGMGGILTTICNHSFHCSCISNWTDSSCPLCRYCQQQPEKSICNVCQTSENLWMCVICGSVGCGRCGSYELDQSVDCGFSEALLNSRVEAVILLMSTMICARSFTVVQCLYSEE
- the LOC133030198 gene encoding BRAP2 RING ZnF UBP domain-containing protein 2-like isoform X5 encodes the protein MEDKEEVCRVLFTVDVHYTGSIEHKQSSSAGPADQQPVCPVCLERLEQGMGGILTTICNHSFHCSCISNWTDSSCPLCRYCQQQPEKSICNVCQTSENLWMCVICGSVGCGRCGSYELDQSVDCGFSEALLNSRVEAIVNEYNDLRSELHRGSMLV
- the LOC133030198 gene encoding BRAP2 RING ZnF UBP domain-containing protein 2-like isoform X3; the encoded protein is MEDKEEVCRVLFTVDVHYTGSIEHKQSSSAGPADQQPVCPVCLERLEQGMGGILTTICNHSFHCSCISNWTDSSCPLCRYCQQQPEKSICNVCQTSENLWMCVICGSVGCGRYTEGHAITHWKETQHCYSIELESKRVWDYAGDNYVHRLIQSKTDRKLVELNAHCVDVNNRLLMSTMICARSFTVVQCLYSEE
- the LOC133030198 gene encoding BRAP2 RING ZnF UBP domain-containing protein 2-like isoform X2; amino-acid sequence: MEDKEEVCRVLFTVDVHYTGSIEHKQSSSAGPADQQPVCPVCLERLEQGMGGILTTICNHSFHCSCISNWTDSSCPLCRYCQQQPEKSICNVCQTSENLWMCVICGSVGCGRYTEGHAITHWKETQHCYSIELESKRVWDYAGDNYVHRLIQSKTDRKLVELNAHCVDVNNRCGSYELDQSVDCGFSEALLNSRVEAIVNEYNDLRSELHRGSMLV
- the LOC133030198 gene encoding BRAP2 RING ZnF UBP domain-containing protein 2-like isoform X1 — its product is MEDKEEVCRVLFTVDVHYTGSIEHKQSSSAGPADQQPVCPVCLERLEQGMGGILTTICNHSFHCSCISNWTDSSCPLCRYCQQQPEKSICNVCQTSENLWMCVICGSVGCGRYTEGHAITHWKETQHCYSIELESKRVWDYAGDNYVHRLIQSKTDRKLVELNAHCVDVNNRCGSYELDQSVDCGFSEALLNSRVEAVILLMSTMICARSFTVVQCLYSEE